The following are encoded together in the Zingiber officinale cultivar Zhangliang chromosome 8A, Zo_v1.1, whole genome shotgun sequence genome:
- the LOC122010081 gene encoding actin-depolymerizing factor 1-like, whose protein sequence is MAVHDDCKLKFLELKAKRTFRFIIFNIDETNQQVTVEKLGQPDESYENFTSSLPANECRYAVFDFDFTTDENCQKSKIFFISWAPDTSRVRSKMLYASSKDRFKRELDGIQVELQATDPSEMSFDIIKSRAI, encoded by the exons ATGGCGGTGCACGACGATTGTAAACTCAAATTTCTGGAGCTGAAGGCAAAGAGGACCTTCCGGTTCATCATTTTCAATATCGATGAGACAAATCAACAAGTGACCGTGGAGAAGCTAGGCCAACCGGACGAGAGTTATGAGAACTTCACTTCATCCTTGCCGGCTAATGAATGTCGTTATGCGGTCTTTGATTTCGATTTTACTACGGATGAGAACTGTCAAAAGAGCAAGATCTTTTTTATATCTTG GGCACCCGATACCTCGAGGGTGAGAAGCAAGATGTTATATGCCAGCTCAAAAGATAGGTTCAAGAGGGAACTTGACGGGATCCAAGTGGAGCTCCAAGCAACTGATCCAAGCGAAATGAGTTTCGACATCATCAAAAGCCGAGCGATATAA